One stretch of Halichoerus grypus chromosome 10, mHalGry1.hap1.1, whole genome shotgun sequence DNA includes these proteins:
- the ADRM1 gene encoding proteasomal ubiquitin receptor ADRM1 isoform X1, with the protein MTTSGALFPSLVPGSRGSSNKYLVEFRAGKMSLKGTTVTPDKRKGLVYIQQTDDSLIHFCWKDRTSGNVEDDLIIFPDDCEFKRVPQCPSGRVYVLKFKAGSKRLFFWMQEPKTDQDEEHCRKVNEYLNNPPMPGALGASGSGGHELSALGGEGGLQSLLGNMSHSQLMQLIGPAGLGGLGGLGALTGPGLASLLGSGGPPASSSSSSSRSQSAAVTPSSTTSSTRATPAPSAPAAASVTSPSPAPSSGNGTSTAASPTQPIQLSDLQSILATMNVPAGPGGGQQVDLASVLTPEIMAPILANADVQERLLPYLPSGESLPQTAEEIQNTLTSPQFQQALGMFSAALASGQLGPLMCQFGLPAEAVEAANKGDVEAFAKAMQNSARSEQEGDGKDKKDEEEDMSLD; encoded by the exons ATGACGACTTCAGGCGCTCTCTTTCCAAGCCTGGTGCCAGGCTCCCGTGGGTCCTCCAACAAGTATTTGGTGGAGTTTCGTGCAGGAAAAATGTCGTTAAAAGGAACTACTGTCACCCCAGATAAACGGAAAGGGCTCGTGTACATTCAGCAGACGGATGACTCCCTCATTCACTTCTGCTGGAAAGACAGGACGTCTGGGAACGTGGAAGAC GACTTGATCATCTTTCCTGACGACTGTGAGTTCAAGCGCGTGCCGCAGTGCCCCAGCGGGAGGGTCTATGTGCTCAAGTTCAAGGCCGGGTCCAAACGGCTCTTCTTTTGGATGCAG GAGCCCAAGACAGACCAGGACGAGGAGCATTGCCGGAAGGTCAACGAGTATCTGAACAATCCTCCGATGCCTGGAGCGCTGGGGGCAAGCGGGAGTGGAGGCCATGAGCTCTCTGCACTGGGTG GCGAGGGCGGCTTGCAGAGCCTGCTGGGGAACATGAGCCACAGCCAGCTCATGCAGCTCATCGGACCTGCTGGCCTCGGAGGACTGG GTGGGCTGGGGGCCCTGACCGGGCCAGGCCTGGCCAGCTTactggggagtggggggcctCCAGCGAGCAGCTCTTCATCCAG CTCCCGGAGCCAGTCGGCAGCCGTCACCCCGTCCTCCACCACCTCTTCTACCCGAGCCACCCCAGCCCCCTCTGCTCCAGCAGCTGCCTCGGTGACCAGCCCGAGCCCCGCACCCAGTTCAGGTAATGGAACCAGCACGGCAGCCAGCCCAACCCAGCCCATCCAGCTGAGCGACCTTCAGAGCATTCTAGCTACTATGAACGTGCCGGCCGGGCCAGGAGGCGGCCAGCAAG TTGACCTGGCCAGTGTTCTGACGCCCGAGATCATGGCACCTATCCTTGCCAACGCGGACGTCCAGGAGCGCCTGCTGCCCTACCTGCCCTCCGGGGAGTCACTGCCGCAGACGGCAGAGGAGATCCAGAACACGCTGACCTCGCCCCAGTTCCAGCAG GCCCTGGGCATGTTCAGCGCGGCCTTGGCCTCTGGGCAGCTGGGTCCCCTCATGTGCCAGTTTGGCCTGCCTGCAGAGGCCGTGGAGGCCGCCAACAAGGGCG aTGTGGAAGCATTTGCCAAAGCTATGCAGAACAGTGCCAGATCCGAGCAGGAGGGTGACGGGAAGGACAAGAAGGACGAAGAGGAAGACATGAGCTTAGATTAA
- the ADRM1 gene encoding proteasomal ubiquitin receptor ADRM1 isoform X2, translated as MTTSGALFPSLVPGSRGSSNKYLVEFRAGKMSLKGTTVTPDKRKGLVYIQQTDDSLIHFCWKDRTSGNVEDDLIIFPDDCEFKRVPQCPSGRVYVLKFKAGSKRLFFWMQEPKTDQDEEHCRKVNEYLNNPPMPGALGASGSGGHELSALGGEGGLQSLLGNMSHSQLMQLIGPAGLGGLGGLGALTGPGLASLLGSGGPPASSSSSSSRSQSAAVTPSSTTSSTRATPAPSAPAAASVTSPSPAPSSVDLASVLTPEIMAPILANADVQERLLPYLPSGESLPQTAEEIQNTLTSPQFQQALGMFSAALASGQLGPLMCQFGLPAEAVEAANKGDVEAFAKAMQNSARSEQEGDGKDKKDEEEDMSLD; from the exons ATGACGACTTCAGGCGCTCTCTTTCCAAGCCTGGTGCCAGGCTCCCGTGGGTCCTCCAACAAGTATTTGGTGGAGTTTCGTGCAGGAAAAATGTCGTTAAAAGGAACTACTGTCACCCCAGATAAACGGAAAGGGCTCGTGTACATTCAGCAGACGGATGACTCCCTCATTCACTTCTGCTGGAAAGACAGGACGTCTGGGAACGTGGAAGAC GACTTGATCATCTTTCCTGACGACTGTGAGTTCAAGCGCGTGCCGCAGTGCCCCAGCGGGAGGGTCTATGTGCTCAAGTTCAAGGCCGGGTCCAAACGGCTCTTCTTTTGGATGCAG GAGCCCAAGACAGACCAGGACGAGGAGCATTGCCGGAAGGTCAACGAGTATCTGAACAATCCTCCGATGCCTGGAGCGCTGGGGGCAAGCGGGAGTGGAGGCCATGAGCTCTCTGCACTGGGTG GCGAGGGCGGCTTGCAGAGCCTGCTGGGGAACATGAGCCACAGCCAGCTCATGCAGCTCATCGGACCTGCTGGCCTCGGAGGACTGG GTGGGCTGGGGGCCCTGACCGGGCCAGGCCTGGCCAGCTTactggggagtggggggcctCCAGCGAGCAGCTCTTCATCCAG CTCCCGGAGCCAGTCGGCAGCCGTCACCCCGTCCTCCACCACCTCTTCTACCCGAGCCACCCCAGCCCCCTCTGCTCCAGCAGCTGCCTCGGTGACCAGCCCGAGCCCCGCACCCAGTTCAG TTGACCTGGCCAGTGTTCTGACGCCCGAGATCATGGCACCTATCCTTGCCAACGCGGACGTCCAGGAGCGCCTGCTGCCCTACCTGCCCTCCGGGGAGTCACTGCCGCAGACGGCAGAGGAGATCCAGAACACGCTGACCTCGCCCCAGTTCCAGCAG GCCCTGGGCATGTTCAGCGCGGCCTTGGCCTCTGGGCAGCTGGGTCCCCTCATGTGCCAGTTTGGCCTGCCTGCAGAGGCCGTGGAGGCCGCCAACAAGGGCG aTGTGGAAGCATTTGCCAAAGCTATGCAGAACAGTGCCAGATCCGAGCAGGAGGGTGACGGGAAGGACAAGAAGGACGAAGAGGAAGACATGAGCTTAGATTAA